The Alphaproteobacteria bacterium DNA segment GCGCGGCGTGGTCGAGGCCAAGCGCGGCCATGGCGATGCCGCCCAGCGACTATGGGAAAGCGTGACGGATAGCCGCAATCGTTTGGTGGGCGTGCGCGCCGAATTGTCGTTGGTCGATCTGGCTATTGCGCGGGGCAAGATGACTCCCCTTCAGGCGACGGAACGTTTGGAAGGTTTGCGCTATGTCTGGCGCGGCGATGATCTGGAGATCGATATTTTGCGCCGTCTGGGCGAATTCCATGTTCAGGCGCGGCAATATTCCAAGGCGCTGTCGGCTTTTGGCTTTGCGGGTAAGCTGTATCCGCAAAGCCCCATGGTGCCCGAACTGCAAAAACAAATGACCACCGCGTTTCGTCAGGCGATGCTTAACGCTCCGCAAGAAACCGGCCTGACGCCGCTCGAAGCGTTGTCTTTGTATCAGAACTATGGCGCGCAATTGGTCTCGGGGGATGACCGCGACGCCATTGGTCGCCGACTGGCCGAACAATTGGTGTCGGTGGATCTGCTGGATCGGGCGGCGGGATTGTTGGAGGAACAGGCGTTGCGGATGAAAACGCCCGAAGGCAGCGCGATCGGCGCCCGCGCGGCGGCGATCCGTCTGTTGGACGGTAAGGCCAAGGAGGCCGTGGCCATTTTGGATAGCAGCAACTATCCCGGCCTGACCGACGCTCAGCAGCATGAACGCCGCATGTTGCGCGCCCGCGCGCTTTCGGACATGGATCAGGCGGATGCGGCCTTGGCTTTGCTGGATCAGGATGACAGCGAGACCGCGCGCATGCTGCGTTCGGATATCACCTGGCAAGCCAAACACTGGGCGCAGGCCGCCGAGGCCTTGGCCCGGATCACCAACGACAAAGCGGGGAAGGCCCTGAATGAAAAGGAAGCGCAATTGATTGCGCGACAAGCGGTCGCTTTGGCTTTGGCTGGAGACGATGCCAAATTGCAGGCTCTGCGCCAGTCCTATTTACCCGCTATGGAAAAAACGCATCAGGCCAGCATCTTCAATCTGTTGACAGGGCCGCAACGAATGGGCAGCTTATTGGATGTCGCCGTGGCGCGCACGCGCGTGGCGGAAGTCGGGCTGTTTCAAAGCGTCCTCGACTCCTACCGCAAAGTCGCGCCCTCAGGAGCGGAGGCACCCGCGCCCAGTGGTCCCGTGGCGCCCAATCCCTAAACACTCCGCACCGCCCCTGATGCGCGTAACCGAAGACCGGAAGGGGTAAACGCGCATGAGCGATGACGAGCATGACAGCGCGACCATCCTGCACAGCCAAGAAGACTTTGCCGCCATGCGCAAGGCGGGCAAACTGGCGGCCCAGACATTGGACTATATCACGCCCTATGTTTTGCCCGGCGTGACGACGGAGCGTCTGGATACGCTGTGCGAGGCTTTCATCCGCGATCATGGCGCGATTCCGGCCCCGTTGGGATACCGGGGATTCCCCAAATCCATCTGCACCTCGGTCAATCATGTGGTTTGTCACGGCATTCCCGGCGATAAGAAATTGGCCGATGGGGATATCGTGAATGTCGATGTCACCGTCATCTTGGATGGCTGGCATGGCGATACCAGTCGGATGTTCTGGGTGGGGCAGCGCGTCAGCCGCTTGGCCGAACGCCTGACCAAGGTCACATGGGAAGCCATGATGATCGGGATCAAGACCGTGCGCCCGGGGGCGACTTTGGGCGATGTGGGGCACGCCATACAGTCCCATGCGGAAAGCGCCGGATTTTCGGTGGTGCGCGATTTTTGCGGGCATGGGCTTGGCACGTTCTTTCATGGACCTCCCACGGTGCTGCATTACGGCAAGCCTGGGCGCGGCGTCGTGCTGCAACCGGGCATGTTCTTCACCATCGAGCCGATGATCAATGCCGGTAAGTATCCCGTGAAGATTCTGGCCGATGGCTGGACGGCGGTGACGCGCGACCGGTCGCTTTCCGCGCAGTTCGAGCATTCGGTGGGCGTGACCGAGGATGGATGCGAGATATTCACCCAGTCATGCTTGGGCTGGGATGCTCCGCCTTACGTCATGACGGCGGACACGCCATGACGGCGCGTCCCGCTTTATCACAAGACAGCTTGTTGCCGAGTACGGATGACGACGAGGACCAGCCACCCGCGCATTACCTGAATCACCGGCACAGATTGCGGCGGCGTTTTATCGAAGGCGGCGCGCAAGCCCTGCAAGAATATGAGATGGTCGAGCTGATCCTGTTCAGCGCCTTGCCCCGGCGCGACGTGAAGCCGCTGGCCAAAGACTTGCTGCGCGTCTTCGGATCGTTATGGGATCTGGTGAACGCCTCGCCCGACCGTCTGGCCGCCTATGGGCTTAAGGATGGGGCCATCGCGGCCTTGACCATCGTCGGTGCCGCCGCCTTGCGGGCAGGGCAGGGGCGTATCATGAACCAGCCGGTCTTTGGTAACTGGGACGCCGTGATGGAGTATTGCCGCGCGGCCATGGCGCATGAAAACAGCGAACAACTTCGCCTGATGTTCATCGGTCCGCGCAACCGCCTGCTGGCCGAAGAGGTGCAACAGCGCGGCACCGTCAACCACACGCCTGTCTATACGCGCGAAGTGGTGCGTCGTGCATTGGAATTGGGGGCCACGGCGCTGGTCATGCTGCACAACCATCCCAGTGGCGACCCCACGCCCAGCCGTGCCGACCTGGAACAAACCCGCGAGATCGACAAGGCCCTGAAATCCGTCAGCATCGACCTGCTCGACCACGTCATCATCGGACGCGGCGGCCGCGTCTTTAGCATGAAGAACGAGTCGGCGCTATAAGCTGCGGCTTGTCACGTCGCCCAAGCTATTTGCTCCGAATACATCCTTATACCCTCATATTCCCCTCAATAACGGTCAATGCATGCCCTGAAATAAGAATACGATCTCCTGCTATTTCTAAATCCAGTTCGCCGCCTCGCTTTGATGCCTGATACGCACGCAATTTTTCTTTACTAAGCTTTTCAGCCCAATACGGAGTCAATGTACAATGCGACGACCCAGTGACCGGGTCTTCAGCAATGCCGTCATCGGCGCAAAAGAAACGTGAGATGAAATCATATCTGTTATCCGAGGATTGAGCCGTCACAATAATAAAATCATCGTATTTAGCAAGCGCATTAAAATCGGGATTTATATCCCGAATAGTCTGGTCAGATTCGTAAACCAGCATAAGGTCGCGTGCCTTATACGCCTCCATTGGTTTGGAATCTATCCCAAGTCCTGACAAGACAGAATCAGGAATATCTTGAATATCTATTTTTCTGCCTGGTCGGGATGGAAGGTCCATTCTGTATCCAGATTCTTTCTTCTTCACGCAAAGTGTCCCTACAAATTTCGTATCAAAATTCACTTCATTTGTATTTTTGTTTACTTCTGTTAGATAGATATGAGCAGCGGCCAGGGTGGCATGACCACATAAATCAATTTCAAACATGGGCGTGAACCAACGAAGAAGCGGATTCTGACCATCACGAAGCAAGATAAAAGCCGTCTCAGATAAATTCATTTCAACGGCAATATTTTGCATAAGTTGATCGTCTATTTCCTTATCTAGAAGAAATACGGCAGCAGGGTTGCCTTTGAATGGCTCTTGAGCAAAGGAGTCAACCTGCCAGAACTTCATATTTTCTCTCATTTTTTACCTCCTGATTAGTGTGAACAGCCCCCTCATTTGAGACCAAAAACCGTCTCAGTGACTCTGGCGGCGCACAGGCTATTTCGCCCAAGCTAT contains these protein-coding regions:
- the map gene encoding type I methionyl aminopeptidase, producing MSDDEHDSATILHSQEDFAAMRKAGKLAAQTLDYITPYVLPGVTTERLDTLCEAFIRDHGAIPAPLGYRGFPKSICTSVNHVVCHGIPGDKKLADGDIVNVDVTVILDGWHGDTSRMFWVGQRVSRLAERLTKVTWEAMMIGIKTVRPGATLGDVGHAIQSHAESAGFSVVRDFCGHGLGTFFHGPPTVLHYGKPGRGVVLQPGMFFTIEPMINAGKYPVKILADGWTAVTRDRSLSAQFEHSVGVTEDGCEIFTQSCLGWDAPPYVMTADTP
- the radC gene encoding DNA repair protein RadC, with protein sequence MTARPALSQDSLLPSTDDDEDQPPAHYLNHRHRLRRRFIEGGAQALQEYEMVELILFSALPRRDVKPLAKDLLRVFGSLWDLVNASPDRLAAYGLKDGAIAALTIVGAAALRAGQGRIMNQPVFGNWDAVMEYCRAAMAHENSEQLRLMFIGPRNRLLAEEVQQRGTVNHTPVYTREVVRRALELGATALVMLHNHPSGDPTPSRADLEQTREIDKALKSVSIDLLDHVIIGRGGRVFSMKNESAL
- a CDS encoding PhzF family phenazine biosynthesis protein, coding for MKFWQVDSFAQEPFKGNPAAVFLLDKEIDDQLMQNIAVEMNLSETAFILLRDGQNPLLRWFTPMFEIDLCGHATLAAAHIYLTEVNKNTNEVNFDTKFVGTLCVKKKESGYRMDLPSRPGRKIDIQDIPDSVLSGLGIDSKPMEAYKARDLMLVYESDQTIRDINPDFNALAKYDDFIIVTAQSSDNRYDFISRFFCADDGIAEDPVTGSSHCTLTPYWAEKLSKEKLRAYQASKRGGELDLEIAGDRILISGHALTVIEGNMRV